A region of Crenobacter cavernae DNA encodes the following proteins:
- a CDS encoding M48 family metalloprotease gives MKPLSSLFAVTALVGALGLAVAPLPALSAMSTYDLPDLGEVSDGSFTAADEARIGRGVVRAMRGAGEIADDAELTSYLNELGGRLAQPAATAGINYSFFVVDDRSINAFALPGGYIGVNSGLILSSQSEAELASVLAHEIAHVAQRHMARMKAASAPNQLMVLAAILAGALAAKSGNGEATIGVLNAGIGLSIQNQLSYSRDFERESDRLGMQYLASAGFDVRAMPSFFERMQQVNRHNDNNAYAFLRTHPVTVERISEAQNRSLGLPLKMRADSVDYLLAREKLRVSVQGADEAARFEQSALKNRQFLNEGATWFGLATARLAQRRPSEARNALSEAKSRLPGHPMLFALDAAIAREAGDKAAARAAYRAGRAAYPNNRALALAEIDFLLDAGERDAAAERLHEALNKRNADAELYRLEARLYADQDRLRYHAALGNAFYFEMRYGAAMEQFQLANKAPGDDFYLRSSIEARMRELEKILREDAGKRGKSRSFEGFAPAEKGHPAR, from the coding sequence ATGAAACCGCTGTCCTCCCTTTTTGCCGTCACGGCCCTCGTCGGCGCGCTCGGCCTCGCCGTCGCGCCGCTGCCGGCGTTGTCGGCGATGAGTACCTATGATTTGCCCGACCTCGGCGAGGTGTCGGACGGCTCGTTCACCGCCGCCGACGAGGCGCGCATCGGCCGCGGCGTGGTGCGCGCGATGCGCGGCGCCGGCGAGATCGCCGACGACGCCGAGCTGACGAGCTACCTGAACGAGCTGGGCGGCCGCCTCGCGCAGCCGGCGGCGACGGCCGGCATCAACTACAGCTTCTTCGTCGTCGACGACCGCTCGATCAACGCGTTCGCGCTGCCGGGCGGCTATATCGGCGTCAACAGCGGGCTGATCCTGAGCTCGCAGAGCGAGGCCGAACTCGCGTCGGTTCTCGCGCACGAGATCGCACACGTCGCCCAGCGCCACATGGCGCGCATGAAGGCGGCGAGCGCGCCGAACCAGCTGATGGTACTCGCCGCCATCCTCGCCGGTGCCTTGGCCGCCAAGAGCGGCAACGGCGAGGCGACGATAGGCGTGCTCAATGCCGGCATCGGCCTGTCGATCCAGAACCAGCTGTCGTACAGCCGCGACTTCGAACGCGAGTCCGACCGCCTCGGCATGCAATACCTCGCCAGCGCCGGCTTCGACGTGCGCGCGATGCCGAGCTTTTTCGAGCGCATGCAGCAGGTCAACCGGCACAACGACAACAACGCCTACGCCTTCCTGCGCACCCACCCGGTGACGGTAGAACGGATCAGCGAAGCGCAGAACCGCTCGCTCGGCCTGCCGCTCAAGATGCGCGCCGACAGCGTCGACTATCTGTTGGCGCGCGAGAAACTGCGCGTGTCGGTGCAGGGCGCCGACGAGGCGGCGCGCTTCGAACAAAGCGCGCTCAAGAACCGGCAATTTCTCAACGAGGGGGCGACCTGGTTCGGTCTGGCGACCGCGCGGCTCGCGCAGCGCAGGCCTTCCGAGGCGCGCAACGCGCTGAGCGAGGCCAAATCGAGGCTGCCCGGCCACCCGATGCTGTTCGCGCTCGACGCGGCGATCGCGCGCGAGGCCGGCGACAAGGCCGCCGCGCGCGCCGCCTATCGCGCCGGTCGCGCTGCCTACCCGAACAACCGCGCGCTGGCCTTGGCCGAGATCGATTTCCTGCTCGATGCGGGCGAGCGCGACGCGGCTGCCGAACGTTTGCACGAGGCATTGAACAAACGTAACGCCGATGCGGAACTCTATCGGCTCGAGGCACGCCTGTACGCCGACCAGGACCGGCTGCGCTATCACGCCGCGCTCGGCAACGCGTTCTACTTCGAGATGCGCTACGGCGCGGCCATGGAGCAGTTCCAGCTGGCGAACAAGGCGCCCGGCGACGACTTCTACCTGCGCTCGTCGATCGAGGCGCGGATGCGCGAATTGGAAAAAATCCTCAGGGAAGACGCCGGCAAGCGCGGAAAAAGTCGCTCTTTCGAGGGCTTCGCCCCCGCCGAAAAGGGTCACCCGGCCCGCTGA